One Dama dama isolate Ldn47 unplaced genomic scaffold, ASM3311817v1 ptg000404l, whole genome shotgun sequence DNA segment encodes these proteins:
- the LOC133053806 gene encoding LOW QUALITY PROTEIN: uncharacterized protein LOC133053806 (The sequence of the model RefSeq protein was modified relative to this genomic sequence to represent the inferred CDS: deleted 3 bases in 2 codons) produces the protein MPAYTDKSTGFLRGHKMPVTCVAAPGMGDASEQPHDKDFSAAAAANAFSLDRHIYTGGKDCCILRWDLQEEKKSVFRGRRNDFNCGGHFRPVLGLCVAPDESFFCSGGADQLLRIWDYRSSTTKCVAALRGHSGAICCVKLNNWPSAVAGGEPGPVCTQTQSYSSAGDVEVLTCGADKSIKLWNLTVRACLNSYYGHTAPINFMDVMLPNKPLTAGDDCTVRSWKLVQDTHLVFSPQLTPVDACCYLTPSLFACGTQGGVISLCSVLQKKPIAAVQQLPPLSKMRGAHADSSSSRRGITAMAALRRSEVLFAGSEGGAVQAWRAKRRKKTKERKESGGNLAGGSTAASLELVSEVRVAGVVTSLCLTPSEHTLAAAVAKENRLGRWTVDKEARNGIALFGLVRR, from the exons ATGCCTGCTTATACGGACAAGTCCACAG GATTTCTGCGTGGGCACAAGATGCCTGTGACATGTGTGGCGGCTCCAGGGATGGGCGATGCTTCTGAGCAGCCGCACGACAAGGACTTCTCTGCTGCAGCAGCAGCTAATGCCTTCTCTCTCGATCGACATATCTATACGGGTGGGAAGGACTGTTGCATACTGCGCTGGGatttacaagaagaaaaaaaaagt gtcttTCGTGGCAGACGCAACGACTTTAATTGCGGTGGACACTTCCGCCCTGTCCTCGGCCTCTGCGTAGCGCCTGATGAGTCTTTCTTTTGCTCTGGAGGCGCAGATCAACTCCTGCGTATATGGGATTACCGCAGCAGCACGACCAA ATGCGTTGCTGCTCTCCGCGGCCACAGCGGTGCTATCTGCTGCGTGAAGCTGAACAACTGGCCGTCGGCGGTGGCAGGTGGGGAACCGGGTCCTGTATGTACACAG ACACAGTCCTACTCCTCCGCTGGAGATGTCGAAGTTCTCACCTGCGGCGCAGACAAATCCATAAAGTTGTGGAACCTCACGGTCAGGGCTTGTCTCAACAGCTACTACGGACATACCGCCCCCATCAATTTCATGGACGTCATGCTGCCCAACAAGCCCCTCACAGCAGGCGACGACTGCACTGTCAGAAGCTGGAAG CTGGTGCAGGATACGCACCTGGTTTTTTCACCACAGCTGACACCAGTTGATGCGTGCTGCTACCTGACGCCTTCTCTGTTTGCATGCGGCACTCAAGGGGGAGTGATATCGCTGTGCTCAGTACTGCAGAAGAAGCCGATTGCTGCTGTACAGCAGCTGCCGCCATTGTCAAAGATGCGGGGCGCCCACGCggatagcagcagcagcaggagggggATTACGGCGATGGCAGCACTACGACGAAGCGAAGTGCTTTTCGCTGGTTCCGAAGGAGGAGCGGTGCAGGCCTGGCGcgccaagagaaggaaaaaaacgaAAGAACGCAAAG AAAGTGGTGGTAACCTTGCTGGAGGTTCAACTGCAGCTTCTCTGGAGCTCGTGAGCGAAGTCCGCGTCGCGGGCGTCGTGACGTCGCTGTGCCTCACGCCATCCGAGCATACGTTAGCAGCTGCTGTTGCCAAGGAGAACCGGCTGGGCAGGTGGACCGTAGataaagaagcaagaaacggCATTGCTCTGTTTGGGCTCGTCCGCCGATAG